In Plectropomus leopardus isolate mb chromosome 17, YSFRI_Pleo_2.0, whole genome shotgun sequence, the DNA window gcatatcgaaaaaatgactgaaaaagcaaggctatagtatggcaaaaaagtcaaaatgtgacaattcctaaaaacagcttaaaacacctcaaaacagcataaacaagCCTAatgacacatgccatagcatagattgttgcaaaaacgaccaaaaacaacaaaaaaagcatgtattttaacatattttagcttgtagAGCTCTctttatctgtatctgtataaACTGAGTCTAACAGTTTTGGTGTTTGTCTTTCTCCTCCAGGCCATGAGAGATACTACAGCAAGTACATCGATGTGAAGAGAGGAGGCATCGGTGGTGTCGCCATGGTGCTCGGGGCCTACGTGGTACTGAGCTACGTGTGGCAATACGACCACATCAGTAAGAAACACACGTTTTTACAACAGTATTTCTAAAGATAGATACaatatttcatcattattttaaaaggtGCGCACATAACCAGTAAATTGTTTCCTCCATATTTTGCAGAACATGATCGCTGGAGGAAGTACCACTAAGCCCTTTCAGCAGAAATCAGGCCTTGAACCTCTTTCTTCTCCCAACTGTTAAATATGTGACCAATAAACAATACTAAGATTTATTACTGGAtctcatttgtttgttgtgtatttAATAGCAGCTGtgttaaagagacagttcaccttgaaataaaatatgcatatttaacTCTCAGGAATGTAACTGTTTCACTGGTGTAGTGTTATGCATGCAAATATGACAGATCAATCTGGAACAACAACATTTAATGACACTGTAAAGACGGTCAACACAACAATGACATTTCTCCATGAATCTAACTGCTGCAGCTGTTCAAGTACAGTCCTATTTTTACACTGTCAAATTTACTATTAGCAGAACAGATGATGCAGTCACATGACCAAAGGAAACGTATGTAATAAAGCAGCAACACCCTTGGTGTGACATGTAATTTAATTCTCAGTGTGCTTTAGATTACAAACATTGTAGAAAACTCAGGACTTCCACACGAGTCAGTCAAGCGCAGCTACTGAGATTGGAACTGCTTTTCTGTTTCGTATTTTCACGTGTCCACAAAGAGTAGAGTTAGAAGTTCTTTATTGTTTCTACTGCATGTGTCTGAAATCACACAGTCAACAGTGGAAATCAGTCCTCGGGTCTGTGGAGCAAAGGAACGTCCTCTCCTCACACCGGGGGCGCTGAGCTACAGCATCGCAGGGACCTCAAGATTACTGTCCACTCAGGAAGGCAAGGTGTCCTTTAGTGCATTTGTTGGCGTAGTGGCCCTTTTTCACCGCACTACGGACACACGAGCGAGAAGATGTCATTAGATgcacattcaaaacaaaaacctagAAATGGCAACGAAAAGGTAACAGGACTGatcattgttttttcatgttagagcagaacagaaaaaaacagggaaaactACACCGTttttttgacttgacttttttcaacatacaacaCTATTgcattttgggccattttccgacatgccaaattatggtgtgttttggctgttttaaaaagaaagaatgctATTGCATGTGTTAGCAGGATCTTCTAagttgttttgaggtatttt includes these proteins:
- the atp5mf gene encoding ATP synthase subunit f, mitochondrial produces the protein MADRPVPVVEKRLLDVKLGELGTWLGGRDFSPNGLIAAIRRGHERYYSKYIDVKRGGIGGVAMVLGAYVVLSYVWQYDHIKHDRWRKYH